The following nucleotide sequence is from Candidatus Margulisiibacteriota bacterium.
CTGGCCAGAGTAAACAAAAATATTGCTCTCCTGCGGGACAAATTAGAAAAATTTCGCGGCATACCACAGGTCAAGCAGATCCGCCAATGCGGAATGATCGCCGCGCTGGAACTGCCGGAGTACGCCTACAAAGAAAAGATCGGCTACCGCATTTGCGCAAAAGCCCGGGAGCGCGGCCTGCTGATCCGGCCTTTGAGCAAC
It contains:
- a CDS encoding aminotransferase class III-fold pyridoxal phosphate-dependent enzyme; its protein translation is LARVNKNIALLRDKLEKFRGIPQVKQIRQCGMIAALELPEYAYKEKIGYRICAKARERGLLIRPLSNNIVIMPPLSTTARELRWLLDVIYQSIQETVGSPAYPQDTALTNRNTDTSTSLSVR